The Ascaphus truei isolate aAscTru1 chromosome 3, aAscTru1.hap1, whole genome shotgun sequence genome includes a region encoding these proteins:
- the TPBGL gene encoding trophoblast glycoprotein-like — protein MSPRPLDYHVQLHTLLISAEVHCLLILKLVGMLILIHVTAACPLDCYCFTNTGLVQCHFLSLQEIPREIPHWVQNLSIIGSHIAVLRTAAFVSNRTHLVNLTSLILSNNSIQTIEALAFHGLPSLTTLDLSYNLLSSIANDTFLGQTQLQVLKLNHALQKPAPEQLFNSQWIMNLRSLRILEMASNALQLFPSVVLALEDLQVLNIGNNSLQVVDAETISALSNKSKLWVYLSPNPLVCDCQIATMLYWLRNTSQVLDAQSLTCNAPVNLNGTHVTKLNTEDLKCQHKDLKTASYVFLGIVLALIGVIFLMVLYLNRRGMKKWVNNFREACRDQMEGYHYRYEQDSDPRRSNISTGI, from the coding sequence ATGTCACCAAGACCGCTAGATTACCATGTCCAGCTCCACACATTGTTGATTTCTGCTGAAGTCCATTGCTTGCTCATCTTGAAGCTGGTTGGGATGCTGATCCTAATACATGTGACAGCTGCATGTCCCTTAGACTGTTACTGCTTTACAAACACTGGTCTGGTGCAGTGCCACTTCCTATCTCTGCAGGAGATCCCAAGGGAGATCCCTCACTGGGTCCAAAACTTGTCAATCATTGGCAGTCATATTGCCGTGCTCCGAACTGCAGCCTTTGTGAGTAACAGAACACACCTGGTTAACTTAACTTCTCTCATTTTATCAAACAACAGCATCCAAACCATAGAAGCGCTGGCTTTCCATGGGCTACCCAGCCTCACCACCTTAGATTTGAGTTACAATTTGTTAAGCTCCATAGCTAACGATACTTTTTTGGGACAGACTCAGCTGCAAGTATTAAAGCTGAACCACGCACTGCAGAAACCGGCTCCAGAACAGTTATTTAACTCTCAGTGGATAATGAACCTGAGGAGCCTTAGGATATTAGAAatggccagcaatgcattgcagctgTTCCCCAGTGTGGTGCTGGCTTTGGAGGACTTGCAAGTACTGAACATTGGGAATAATTCTCTCCAGGTGGTTGATGCAGAGACAATTTCAGCCTTGTCCAACAAAAGTAAACTTTGGGTTTATTTAAGCCCAAATCCTCTAGTTTGTGACTGCCAGATAGCTACAATGTTGTACTGGCTCAGAAATACATCGCAAGTCTTGGATGCCCAAAGCCTCACATGCAATGCACCTGTGAACCTCAACGGCACACATGTCACCAAGTTGAATACTGAGGACCTCAAGTGTCAACACAAGGACCTGAAAACCGCTTCCTATGTCTTCCTCGGCATCGTGCTGGCCCTGATCGGAGTGATCTTCCTCATGGTCCTCTACCTGAACAGGCGAGGGATGAAGAAATGGGTGAACAACTTCAGGGAAGCCTGCAGGGACCAGATGGAGGGTTATCACTACCGCTATGAACAGGACTCGGACCCCAGGCGATCTAACATTTCAACTGGAATATAG